In Stieleria varia, one genomic interval encodes:
- a CDS encoding prepilin peptidase codes for MTISMVLRIAILAVVGAGLGAAANHLIHRWCLFNPRPIGPWGVLHPAATRRTALDRVPILGWLGMSRESELHGKGFWVRPMLIELAMAVAVPGLYWFESQTGLLLPGAFRNPASLAQFEPWGTQIFFGHLLLLTLMVAATFIDFDEQTIPDIITIPGTLLALTLASCSLFWFLPTATFNAAANRVLWYPTTFEIPIPPPDAKWFSAQGLWTGLAIWTLWCFALADRRLILRRGLRKAVEFFFAGLVRYPTWKPLLVMWIVGLIAVRIVWGIGGDAWHGLLSSLVGLAVGGGIVWAIRIVASLAMRVEAMGFGDVTLMAMIGAFLGWQASVIAFFLAPMAAIAIVLVYFIITRESRVPFGPYLCAGALLTIFFWDQVSTHWLMPNLALMGPVLLWLGLSIVGLMGVMLFVWRLIKISLFR; via the coding sequence ATGACGATTTCAATGGTTTTGCGGATCGCGATCCTTGCGGTCGTCGGAGCCGGGCTGGGGGCGGCGGCGAATCACCTGATCCACCGCTGGTGCCTGTTCAATCCTCGCCCGATCGGGCCGTGGGGTGTCCTTCATCCAGCAGCGACTCGACGCACAGCATTGGACCGGGTGCCCATTCTGGGCTGGCTGGGCATGAGCCGTGAGTCGGAGCTTCACGGAAAAGGGTTTTGGGTGCGCCCAATGCTGATCGAATTGGCGATGGCTGTGGCGGTCCCAGGACTGTATTGGTTCGAGTCGCAGACCGGTCTGTTGCTGCCCGGCGCATTCCGAAATCCCGCCTCGTTGGCTCAGTTTGAACCGTGGGGGACACAGATCTTTTTCGGTCACTTGCTGTTGCTGACGCTGATGGTCGCAGCCACCTTCATCGACTTTGACGAGCAAACGATCCCTGACATCATCACGATTCCGGGCACGCTCTTGGCGTTGACTCTGGCATCCTGCTCCCTGTTCTGGTTCCTGCCGACAGCAACCTTCAACGCTGCGGCCAATCGTGTGCTGTGGTATCCGACCACCTTTGAGATTCCGATACCGCCACCGGATGCAAAATGGTTTTCCGCTCAAGGACTTTGGACAGGGCTGGCCATTTGGACTCTCTGGTGTTTTGCCTTGGCGGACCGTCGATTGATTTTGCGTCGAGGTCTGCGGAAAGCCGTCGAGTTCTTTTTTGCCGGCCTGGTTCGCTATCCGACTTGGAAACCTCTCTTGGTCATGTGGATCGTCGGCTTGATCGCGGTCCGGATCGTCTGGGGAATCGGTGGCGATGCATGGCACGGTCTGCTCAGCTCCCTGGTTGGGTTGGCGGTCGGCGGAGGAATTGTGTGGGCGATCCGAATCGTGGCTTCGTTGGCGATGCGTGTGGAAGCGATGGGTTTTGGCGACGTGACCTTGATGGCGATGATCGGCGCCTTCCTGGGCTGGCAAGCGTCCGTGATCGCGTTCTTTCTCGCCCCGATGGCTGCCATTGCGATCGTGTTGGTTTATTTCATCATCACACGGGAATCGCGTGTTCCGTTTGGCCCGTACCTTTGTGCCGGCGCGTTGCTGACAATCTTTTTCTGGGACCAAGTGTCCACGCACTGGTTGATGCCGAACTTGGCATTGATGGGGCCGGTACTGCTATGGCTCGGCTTGTCGATCGTCGGCTTGATGGGCGTGATGCTGTTTGTCTGGCGGTTGATCAAGATTTCACTGTTCCGCTAA
- a CDS encoding NAD(P)-dependent alcohol dehydrogenase yields MMSINTEKTTESRSRATNGFMRATVYDDYGDVDVLHIAEIPIPDRLPGQVLIEVAASSVNPIDYRLRSGEMKGLLPFGFPRVPGYDVAGTIADCADDAPFQKGDRVMAFLDHARGGACADFAVCAIDVAAKLPESMPFDEAAAIPLAGTTALQSLRDHGKIEKGERVLINGASGGVGAFAVQIAKAYDTHVTAVASGENESFCLSLGADRFIDYEKFDFTKSVEQWDLVFDAAGKSGYLDVREVLSEGGRYVSTEPDVSGMLMTLLTWPLSKSGTVMLAKPKADDLREIIRLYELGKLHVTIDSRFSLTDVAAAHRRVENGVGRGKVVLVRD; encoded by the coding sequence ATGATGAGCATCAACACAGAGAAGACGACTGAATCACGAAGTCGAGCCACCAATGGCTTCATGCGTGCCACGGTCTACGACGATTACGGCGATGTCGACGTGCTGCACATCGCGGAGATACCGATACCTGATCGACTGCCCGGGCAAGTGCTGATTGAGGTCGCGGCGTCGAGTGTCAATCCGATTGACTATCGACTGCGATCCGGCGAAATGAAGGGATTGTTGCCGTTCGGTTTCCCCCGAGTGCCCGGCTACGATGTCGCGGGGACGATCGCCGATTGTGCTGACGATGCTCCGTTCCAAAAAGGAGATCGCGTGATGGCATTTCTCGATCACGCTCGTGGCGGGGCATGTGCCGATTTCGCCGTATGCGCTATTGATGTCGCCGCAAAGCTGCCTGAGTCGATGCCGTTTGACGAAGCGGCAGCCATCCCCTTGGCGGGCACGACGGCGCTGCAGTCTCTGCGCGATCACGGCAAAATTGAGAAGGGAGAGCGAGTGCTGATCAACGGAGCGAGCGGTGGTGTTGGTGCGTTTGCGGTACAAATCGCGAAAGCGTATGACACCCACGTGACGGCCGTTGCGAGCGGAGAAAATGAATCTTTCTGTCTCAGTTTAGGGGCGGATCGATTCATCGACTACGAAAAGTTTGACTTCACCAAGTCGGTCGAGCAATGGGATTTGGTCTTCGACGCGGCTGGCAAGTCAGGTTACTTGGATGTGAGAGAAGTCTTGAGTGAAGGCGGTCGATACGTTTCGACGGAGCCGGATGTTTCTGGAATGCTGATGACGTTGCTGACATGGCCGCTGTCGAAGTCTGGAACAGTGATGCTGGCCAAACCGAAGGCGGATGACCTTCGCGAGATCATCCGGTTGTACGAACTTGGAAAACTGCACGTGACGATTGACAGCCGGTTTTCATTGACCGATGTGGCCGCCGCCCATCGCCGAGTCGAGAACGGAGTCGGACGAGGAAAAGTGGTTTTGGTCAGAGACTAG
- a CDS encoding glycoside hydrolase family 18 protein, giving the protein MRPLLTFLSLAVGWFLSSAARGDDTDFVIVGYLPDYRVASIDPERLKPLTDLVYFSLRPTADGGLDGQNIPPATLKTLHEIKRIAKCRLLICVGGWERSDGFAEMAKSDEARRRFVAELRLFCQRNDFDGVDYDWEHPRDDGERAAYSQLIADTKEAFRQPGYSVTVAQAGWQDLGKATYAALDRVHLMSYDHDFPQATLAKATEDVERLIQWGCPAEKIAMGLPFYGRNREGAAKTYQELVILPSAKSGSDTVNGFAFNSESTVTNKVKWAADKQLAGVMIWEVGQDASDPRRSLLQAISRTALSL; this is encoded by the coding sequence ATGCGTCCTCTTCTCACTTTCCTTTCGCTGGCCGTGGGATGGTTCTTGTCGTCAGCAGCACGCGGCGACGACACTGACTTTGTCATTGTCGGCTATCTGCCGGATTATCGGGTAGCGAGCATTGATCCCGAGCGTCTCAAACCGTTGACCGATTTGGTGTATTTCAGCCTCCGGCCGACAGCGGACGGTGGACTTGATGGTCAAAACATACCACCCGCTACGCTCAAGACACTTCATGAAATCAAACGGATTGCCAAGTGCAGACTCTTGATTTGCGTCGGTGGCTGGGAACGCAGCGATGGGTTTGCGGAGATGGCGAAATCAGATGAGGCACGCAGACGATTTGTGGCAGAGCTACGTCTGTTTTGCCAGCGGAATGATTTCGATGGCGTGGACTATGACTGGGAGCATCCGCGCGACGATGGGGAGCGTGCCGCCTACTCACAATTGATCGCCGATACGAAGGAGGCCTTTCGTCAGCCAGGATACTCGGTCACTGTCGCTCAAGCCGGGTGGCAAGACCTCGGCAAAGCGACCTATGCAGCGCTCGATCGTGTTCACTTGATGTCGTACGACCACGATTTTCCGCAAGCGACCCTCGCGAAAGCAACAGAGGATGTCGAACGCTTGATCCAGTGGGGCTGTCCGGCAGAAAAGATTGCAATGGGTTTGCCATTCTATGGACGCAACCGAGAGGGCGCTGCAAAAACATACCAGGAACTCGTCATTCTCCCATCGGCGAAGAGTGGTTCGGACACCGTGAACGGATTCGCTTTCAATAGCGAATCGACCGTGACAAACAAGGTCAAATGGGCCGCGGACAAACAGCTTGCCGGTGTGATGATCTGGGAGGTTGGCCAGGATGCCAGCGATCCTCGACGTTCGCTGCTCCAGGCGATCAGCCGAACCGCGTTGTCGCTGTGA
- a CDS encoding GIY-YIG nuclease family protein — protein MTAPTAKTIQIFLPNGEPRGIRIAEITTRIVKAVLIPRSDLPQGKLRKELDLPGIYFLFGEDEDGAKPIVYIGQTEDARKRLDSHNKTKTFWKTAIFCVSKTQNFTQAHIRYLEWYCMQRAKEVARYTLDNGQVPENSTYVPEPMEAELLDVFETVSTLVSTLGYPVFEPLAKSSASTISFYCRGGGSEGKGELVEDGFVVHEGSKARMEVVTSAINSVTPQREKLLAAGVIEERNGEFVFTQDYLFTSPSTAAAVVLGRTANGWVEWKDKAGATLSEVHRDTDDGEELADEA, from the coding sequence GTGACTGCACCAACAGCCAAGACGATTCAGATCTTCCTGCCGAACGGCGAACCACGCGGCATTCGTATCGCCGAGATCACGACGCGGATCGTCAAAGCAGTTCTGATTCCTCGGAGCGATTTACCCCAAGGCAAGCTTCGCAAAGAACTCGACCTGCCAGGCATCTATTTTCTGTTCGGCGAAGATGAGGACGGTGCGAAGCCGATCGTTTACATCGGCCAGACCGAAGATGCTCGCAAGCGACTCGATAGCCACAACAAGACGAAGACGTTTTGGAAGACCGCCATCTTCTGTGTTTCGAAGACGCAGAACTTCACGCAGGCCCACATTCGATACTTGGAGTGGTACTGCATGCAGCGAGCGAAGGAGGTGGCCCGCTATACGCTCGACAACGGTCAAGTGCCTGAGAATTCGACCTACGTTCCCGAGCCAATGGAAGCCGAGTTACTGGATGTCTTTGAAACCGTGAGCACGTTGGTTTCAACGCTTGGGTATCCGGTGTTTGAACCGTTAGCGAAATCGAGCGCGAGTACGATCAGCTTCTACTGCCGTGGTGGAGGTAGCGAAGGCAAAGGCGAGCTCGTCGAAGATGGTTTCGTTGTTCACGAAGGAAGCAAAGCACGCATGGAGGTCGTGACGTCAGCCATAAATTCCGTGACACCCCAACGCGAGAAGTTGCTTGCTGCTGGCGTGATCGAAGAACGAAATGGCGAATTCGTTTTCACGCAAGACTACCTCTTCACTTCGCCTAGCACCGCTGCGGCCGTTGTTCTCGGCCGAACCGCGAATGGCTGGGTTGAATGGAAAGACAAGGCGGGCGCGACGCTAAGCGAGGTTCATCGCGATACGGACGACGGCGAAGAACTGGCCGACGAGGCGTAG
- a CDS encoding helix-turn-helix domain-containing protein, producing the protein MTKLTDYVKTAEAAEILGVAQNTLRKWAARGEIRMHRNPANGYRLFRRCDLEAFLNQTAKPVNDKTTTRRKAK; encoded by the coding sequence ATGACCAAACTTACCGATTACGTGAAAACAGCAGAGGCTGCAGAAATCCTTGGCGTGGCTCAGAACACGCTCCGCAAATGGGCAGCGAGAGGCGAGATCCGAATGCATCGCAATCCAGCCAACGGCTATCGTTTGTTTCGGCGATGTGATCTGGAAGCGTTCTTGAATCAAACAGCCAAGCCAGTGAACGACAAGACGACGACCCGCAGGAAAGCAAAGTGA
- the hsdR gene encoding EcoAI/FtnUII family type I restriction enzme subunit R produces the protein MDKKKLTETDIRTKFITPAIVGANGEKWDVMTQIREEYHFTRGRVIVRGKTVQRGESKKADYLLFYKPNIPIAVVEAKDNNHGVGDGMQQALEYAEMLDVPFAYSSNGDAFLEHDRTATSGVVTREIPLDQFPSPEELWQRYCAAKGYSSEQESIATEPYYDDGSDKAPRYYQLNAINRTVEAIARGDDRILLVMATGTGKTYTAFQIIWRLWKSGTKKRILFLVDRNILANQTMIGDFKPFKSAMCKLSARNNTIEANDGKKIILPSGVSHDRKIDKSYEIYLSLYQAVTGVEEESHLYKQFSPDFFDLVIIDECHRGSAADDSAWRQILEYFSAATQIGLTATPKETKDVSNIEYFGDPIYTYSLRQGISDGFLAPYKVVRIGLDKDLDGWRPTVGQADKYGNLIEDREYNERDYDRNLILEKRTEQVAAKITEFLQANDRYAKTIVFCENIDHAERMRQALVNANPDLAAANNKYVMRITGDNDEGKAQLDNFIDPESTYPVIATTSRLMTTGVDAQTCQLIVLDRRINSMTEFKQIIGRGTRINEDFGKLYFTIMDFKRATALFADPDFDGDPVQIYEPDEGDSVVPPDDADDSDEVNEDGGDYIIDGDGNGSGSSQPAVKYYVDNVEVLVATERVQYLDSSGRLITESLKDYSRKTVLSEYQSLDGFLSAWTTADRKQVVLEELASKGVFLDELADQVGRDYDAFDLICHIAFDKPPLTRKERADNVKKRDVFTKYGDKAKSVLEALLEKYSDGGLRSVESMDILKVEPISGLGTPVEIIKLFGGKDAYLAAIRELENALYSEAA, from the coding sequence GTGGACAAAAAGAAGCTTACCGAAACGGACATACGGACCAAATTCATCACGCCCGCGATCGTCGGAGCGAACGGTGAAAAATGGGACGTGATGACTCAGATTCGCGAAGAATACCACTTCACTCGCGGTCGGGTCATCGTGCGCGGAAAGACCGTCCAGCGCGGAGAGTCCAAAAAAGCGGATTACCTACTTTTCTACAAACCCAACATACCGATCGCGGTTGTCGAAGCCAAAGACAACAATCACGGCGTCGGCGATGGGATGCAGCAAGCGTTGGAATACGCCGAGATGCTGGACGTTCCATTCGCTTACAGTTCAAACGGCGATGCGTTCTTGGAGCACGACCGAACGGCGACCAGCGGAGTGGTAACTCGTGAGATCCCGCTCGATCAGTTTCCATCTCCGGAGGAGTTATGGCAGCGTTATTGCGCTGCAAAGGGCTATTCCTCTGAACAGGAATCGATTGCCACTGAACCGTACTACGATGACGGCAGCGACAAGGCACCGCGTTATTACCAACTCAACGCAATCAACCGAACCGTCGAAGCGATCGCGCGTGGCGACGATCGCATCCTGCTCGTCATGGCCACGGGTACTGGAAAGACCTACACGGCGTTTCAAATCATCTGGCGACTCTGGAAGTCCGGAACCAAGAAACGGATTCTCTTCCTCGTCGATCGCAATATCCTGGCTAACCAGACAATGATCGGCGACTTCAAGCCGTTTAAGTCTGCAATGTGCAAATTAAGTGCTCGAAATAACACGATCGAAGCCAACGATGGCAAGAAGATCATCTTGCCCAGCGGCGTGTCACATGACCGCAAAATCGACAAGTCTTACGAGATTTACCTTTCGTTATATCAAGCAGTGACAGGTGTTGAAGAAGAATCTCATTTATACAAGCAGTTCTCTCCCGACTTTTTCGATCTGGTCATCATCGACGAATGCCACCGAGGAAGTGCGGCAGACGATTCGGCGTGGCGACAAATTCTGGAATACTTTTCAGCGGCGACGCAAATCGGCCTCACCGCGACGCCCAAGGAAACGAAAGACGTTTCCAACATCGAATACTTCGGTGACCCGATTTACACCTACTCGCTGCGTCAAGGCATCTCGGACGGTTTCCTCGCGCCGTACAAAGTCGTGCGAATCGGGCTCGATAAGGATCTTGATGGCTGGCGTCCAACAGTGGGCCAAGCAGACAAGTACGGGAACCTCATCGAGGACCGCGAATACAACGAACGTGACTACGACCGCAACCTGATTCTGGAAAAGCGAACGGAGCAGGTCGCAGCAAAAATTACCGAGTTTCTGCAAGCCAACGATCGCTACGCAAAGACCATCGTATTCTGCGAAAACATCGATCACGCAGAACGCATGCGGCAAGCCCTCGTCAACGCAAATCCGGATCTGGCCGCGGCGAACAATAAGTACGTGATGCGGATCACTGGAGACAACGACGAGGGTAAAGCTCAACTCGACAATTTTATCGATCCCGAATCGACCTATCCGGTGATTGCGACCACTTCTCGACTGATGACAACGGGTGTCGACGCACAGACCTGCCAGCTGATCGTCCTCGATCGTCGCATCAATTCGATGACGGAATTCAAACAGATCATCGGACGCGGAACGCGTATCAACGAGGACTTTGGAAAACTGTATTTCACGATCATGGATTTCAAGCGGGCCACGGCCCTGTTCGCAGACCCCGACTTCGATGGCGATCCCGTTCAGATCTACGAACCCGATGAGGGCGACAGCGTCGTGCCACCTGACGATGCAGACGATAGCGACGAAGTCAATGAAGACGGCGGCGACTACATCATCGACGGTGATGGCAACGGAAGCGGCAGTAGCCAGCCTGCGGTCAAGTACTACGTCGACAACGTGGAGGTTCTGGTCGCCACCGAGCGAGTTCAATACCTCGATTCCAGCGGTCGCTTGATCACCGAGTCCCTCAAAGACTACTCACGAAAGACGGTTCTATCCGAGTACCAGTCTCTCGATGGATTCCTTTCTGCATGGACCACTGCCGACCGTAAACAAGTCGTTCTCGAAGAACTCGCATCCAAAGGTGTTTTCCTCGATGAGCTGGCCGATCAGGTGGGTCGCGACTATGACGCATTCGATCTGATCTGCCATATCGCCTTCGACAAGCCGCCGCTTACCAGAAAAGAGCGGGCGGACAACGTCAAGAAACGCGACGTGTTCACCAAGTACGGAGACAAGGCCAAGTCGGTCCTGGAAGCGCTGCTTGAAAAGTATTCCGACGGCGGACTTCGAAGCGTTGAATCGATGGACATCCTCAAGGTCGAACCGATCAGCGGGCTCGGAACGCCGGTCGAGATCATCAAACTATTCGGTGGCAAAGATGCCTACCTCGCGGCAATCCGCGAATTGGAAAACGCGTTGTATTCGGAAGCTGCATAA
- a CDS encoding type I restriction-modification system subunit M, with amino-acid sequence MSNISGIVKSIQDIMRKDAGTYGDAQRLEQLGWMFFLKIFDDREQEMELLQDNYRSPLAKHLRWSNWAKDDEGITGDALLDFINNTLLSKLKSLSGSADKISGLIRMVFEDANNYMKNGTLMRQVINKINTIDFNASDDRHMFGDIYEQLLRDLQSAGNAGEFYTPRAVTQFIVDQVNPQLGETVMDPACGTGGFLTCAIEHLRKQAKNEQDEKTIQECFSGIEKKHLPHILCMTNLLLHGIDVPSNVRHDNTLARPLRDWGPKERVDCIVTNPPFGGMEEDGIEANFPAEFRTRETADLFLVLLMKVLKPGGRAGLVLPDGTLFGEGVKTRIKESLLADCNLHTILRLPNGVFAPYTSIRTNLLFFTKGQLTTEVWYYEHPYPEGAKSYNKTKPIRIEEFAPEKKWWGKPDKKGRYSKRKENEFAWRVSIDDIKAGNFNLDLKNPHNSDEGPGDVDTLLPEYESLLQQIADTRGQLKAQLEAALLGKDEG; translated from the coding sequence ATGTCAAACATCTCAGGAATCGTCAAATCCATCCAAGACATCATGCGCAAGGACGCGGGCACCTACGGTGACGCGCAGCGACTGGAGCAACTCGGCTGGATGTTCTTTCTGAAAATCTTCGATGACCGCGAGCAGGAAATGGAACTCCTGCAAGACAATTACCGCTCGCCGCTCGCCAAACATCTTCGCTGGTCCAACTGGGCCAAAGACGACGAAGGCATCACCGGCGACGCGTTGCTTGACTTCATCAACAACACCCTGCTCTCCAAACTTAAATCGCTATCGGGCAGCGCCGACAAGATCTCCGGTCTGATCCGCATGGTCTTCGAGGACGCCAACAACTACATGAAGAACGGCACGTTGATGCGGCAAGTCATCAACAAAATCAACACCATCGACTTCAATGCCTCCGACGATCGCCACATGTTCGGCGACATCTACGAACAACTGCTCCGCGATCTGCAATCAGCCGGCAACGCAGGCGAGTTCTACACGCCCCGAGCCGTCACGCAGTTCATCGTCGATCAAGTCAATCCGCAACTCGGCGAAACCGTCATGGACCCCGCCTGCGGCACTGGCGGCTTTCTCACTTGTGCCATCGAACACCTTCGCAAGCAAGCCAAGAATGAACAGGACGAAAAAACCATCCAGGAATGCTTTTCGGGCATCGAGAAGAAACACCTGCCGCACATCCTGTGCATGACCAACCTGCTGCTGCACGGCATCGACGTTCCCAGCAACGTTCGTCACGACAACACGCTCGCCCGCCCCTTGCGAGACTGGGGACCCAAGGAACGCGTCGATTGCATCGTGACCAACCCGCCATTCGGTGGCATGGAAGAGGACGGCATCGAAGCCAACTTTCCCGCCGAGTTCCGGACGCGGGAAACGGCCGATCTCTTTCTGGTCCTGCTGATGAAAGTGCTCAAGCCCGGTGGTCGAGCCGGTTTGGTTCTCCCCGATGGCACGTTGTTCGGCGAAGGCGTGAAGACGCGGATCAAAGAGTCACTGCTGGCCGACTGCAATCTGCACACGATTCTTCGTCTGCCCAATGGCGTGTTCGCTCCCTACACCAGCATTCGGACCAATCTGCTGTTCTTCACCAAGGGCCAACTGACGACCGAAGTTTGGTATTACGAGCATCCGTATCCCGAGGGCGCCAAGAGCTACAACAAGACCAAGCCGATTCGCATCGAAGAGTTTGCACCCGAAAAGAAATGGTGGGGCAAGCCCGACAAGAAGGGCCGCTACAGCAAGCGAAAGGAAAACGAGTTCGCGTGGCGAGTCTCAATCGACGACATCAAGGCGGGCAACTTCAATCTCGACTTGAAAAACCCGCACAACAGCGACGAAGGCCCCGGCGACGTCGACACGTTGTTGCCCGAGTACGAAAGCCTGCTCCAGCAGATCGCCGACACTCGCGGCCAGCTGAAAGCACAACTTGAAGCTGCGCTATTGGGAAAGGATGAAGGTTGA
- a CDS encoding PDDEXK nuclease domain-containing protein — protein sequence MNDKTKKRAVVKKDTNSKSSPFNIHHSTFSYPELLGEIKARVRSGQQRAAMAAHAEMLTTYWDIGRMIAARQEAAGWGAGVLQKLATDLKNELPEEKGFSARNLKLMVQFFHTYPLLVLFGQRSVAPAQSMPEQTSIGQRAVAQLTNEPKTPSVALSQADVVVLSAVTKLSWAHNVILMQKIKHLPTRVWYARQTLQQGWSRDTLIQQIRQEAHLRQGTAITNFANTLPEAHASLAQGLLKDPYLFDFLTIEEPFHERELETGLLDHVQKFLLELGRGFAFVGRQYELTLSDQDYYLDLLFYHLHLRCFVVVDLKVGNFKPEYAGKMNFYCSVVDDVLRHPHDAPTIGLILCQTKNEVIAEYSLRDIQKPIGVADYELTRALPQNLASSLPSIDEIETEMNQLLKDEEGVGGIEP from the coding sequence ATGAATGATAAAACGAAGAAAAGAGCGGTGGTGAAGAAAGACACCAACTCCAAGTCTTCACCATTCAACATTCATCATTCAACTTTCTCCTACCCCGAGCTGCTCGGTGAGATCAAAGCCAGAGTCCGGTCGGGCCAGCAGCGAGCCGCGATGGCGGCTCACGCGGAAATGCTCACTACCTATTGGGACATCGGTCGGATGATCGCTGCCCGACAGGAGGCTGCGGGGTGGGGAGCGGGCGTGTTGCAAAAACTCGCTACGGACCTAAAAAACGAATTGCCCGAGGAAAAGGGGTTTTCCGCCCGAAATCTCAAACTGATGGTTCAGTTCTTCCATACGTATCCCCTTCTGGTCCTATTTGGGCAACGGTCCGTTGCCCCAGCGCAGAGCATGCCGGAGCAGACTTCAATTGGGCAACGGGCCGTTGCCCAATTGACCAACGAGCCGAAAACGCCCTCTGTCGCACTATCCCAGGCCGACGTGGTCGTGTTGAGTGCCGTGACGAAACTAAGTTGGGCGCACAACGTCATCTTGATGCAAAAAATCAAGCATCTTCCCACGCGGGTCTGGTACGCACGTCAAACGCTGCAGCAGGGCTGGAGCCGCGACACGCTGATACAGCAGATCAGGCAGGAAGCTCACCTGCGGCAGGGGACCGCGATCACGAATTTCGCCAATACTTTACCGGAAGCCCACGCGAGTCTGGCGCAGGGACTGCTAAAGGATCCGTATCTGTTCGATTTCCTGACGATCGAAGAGCCGTTCCACGAGCGAGAGTTGGAAACCGGACTACTGGATCACGTCCAAAAGTTTCTGCTGGAACTCGGCCGAGGCTTTGCGTTTGTCGGTCGTCAATACGAACTGACGCTCAGCGATCAGGACTACTACTTGGATCTGCTGTTTTATCATCTGCACCTACGATGCTTTGTGGTGGTCGATTTGAAGGTCGGCAACTTCAAGCCGGAGTACGCGGGCAAGATGAATTTCTATTGTTCTGTCGTCGACGACGTACTGCGTCACCCGCACGACGCACCCACCATCGGTTTGATTCTGTGCCAGACCAAGAATGAAGTGATCGCCGAGTATTCGTTGCGAGACATCCAAAAGCCGATCGGCGTCGCCGATTACGAGCTCACCCGCGCGCTCCCACAAAATCTCGCATCAAGTCTCCCCAGCATCGACGAGATCGAAACCGAGATGAATCAACTGTTGAAGGATGAAGAAGGAGTAGGGGGAATTGAGCCATGA
- a CDS encoding endonuclease domain-containing protein encodes MNKKLNPIDFAREQRKSGNTYEHDLWQLLRNRQRLGFKFRRQQPLGIYTADFFCPDARLVIEIDGKDHFTNEGKLYDAARDRWMQSQGIHVLRFTGKQVDLDMRGVLDAIDAYLRALTPSPPAPLPQGERGARNDGGES; translated from the coding sequence ATGAATAAAAAACTCAACCCAATCGATTTCGCTCGCGAGCAACGCAAATCGGGCAACACGTACGAGCACGATCTCTGGCAACTCCTCCGCAACCGCCAGCGTCTTGGATTCAAATTTCGACGCCAGCAACCGCTCGGAATCTATACAGCAGATTTCTTTTGCCCCGACGCGCGACTGGTGATCGAGATTGATGGTAAGGACCATTTCACGAACGAAGGCAAACTATACGATGCGGCCCGGGATCGTTGGATGCAATCGCAAGGCATTCACGTATTGCGATTCACGGGCAAACAAGTTGACTTGGACATGCGTGGGGTGCTTGATGCGATCGACGCGTATTTGCGAGCGCTCACCCCCTCACCCCCAGCCCCTCTCCCGCAAGGGGAGAGGGGAGCCAGAAACGATGGAGGCGAGAGCTAG